A section of the Ornithinimicrobium sufpigmenti genome encodes:
- a CDS encoding LLM class flavin-dependent oxidoreductase — translation MPLPISMLDLATVARDQTVAESLAGMVALAQKAEETGYGRVWYAEHHNMASIASSATSVLIAHVAAQTKTIRLGSGGVMLPNHAPLIIAEQYGTLETLHPGRIDLGLGRAPGSDQNTMRALRRDAASANSFPQDVLELQGYLRGQSLIPNVDAYPGKGTGVPLYILGSSLFGAGLAAALGLPYAFASHFAPAALQEAIALYRREFQPSEQLEKPYVMAAYNVVAADDQAEAERQLQELMRSRVALLVRPGTQYTDEQADELLALPQAQHLHQMMTYTAVGTPGVVREKVTEFAEQTGADELIVAHQGPRVEERLRSVELFADAYLT, via the coding sequence ATGCCTCTCCCCATCTCCATGCTCGACCTCGCCACCGTCGCCCGAGACCAGACGGTCGCCGAGTCCCTGGCCGGCATGGTGGCCCTGGCACAGAAGGCGGAGGAGACCGGCTACGGGAGGGTCTGGTATGCCGAGCACCACAACATGGCCTCGATCGCGTCCTCCGCGACCTCGGTGCTCATCGCCCACGTCGCAGCCCAGACCAAGACCATCAGGCTCGGCTCCGGCGGGGTCATGCTGCCCAACCACGCCCCGCTGATCATCGCCGAGCAGTACGGCACGCTCGAGACCCTCCACCCCGGCCGGATCGACCTGGGCCTGGGCCGTGCGCCGGGCAGTGACCAGAACACGATGCGCGCTCTGCGGCGGGATGCCGCCTCCGCCAACAGCTTCCCCCAGGACGTGCTCGAGCTCCAGGGCTACCTGCGTGGACAGTCACTCATCCCCAATGTCGACGCCTACCCGGGCAAGGGCACCGGGGTGCCGCTGTACATCCTCGGCTCATCACTGTTCGGAGCCGGGTTGGCCGCTGCCCTCGGGCTGCCCTACGCCTTTGCCTCGCACTTCGCCCCGGCCGCCCTCCAGGAGGCGATCGCGCTCTACCGGCGTGAGTTCCAGCCATCCGAGCAGCTCGAGAAGCCCTACGTCATGGCCGCGTACAACGTCGTTGCCGCTGACGACCAGGCCGAGGCCGAGCGCCAGCTGCAGGAGCTCATGCGCAGCCGCGTGGCACTGCTCGTGCGTCCAGGCACCCAGTACACCGACGAGCAGGCCGACGAACTGCTGGCCCTGCCGCAGGCCCAGCATCTGCACCAGATGATGACCTACACCGCGGTCGGCACACCCGGTGTCGTCCGCGAGAAGGTGACTGAGTTCGCGGAGCAGACCGGCGCCGATGAGCTCATCGTCGCCCACCAAGGCCCTCGGGTGGAGGAGCGGCTACGGTCCGTCGAGCTCTTCGCCGACGCCTACCTCACCTGA